The window TCTCCGACTCGACCATAGTCTCAGGTGAACTGGCATCATCCGTACTGGACAGGAATCTCTACTCGTCCCTCGATGACAATGATAACTCGGGCTACGCCGGACAAATGTCCCTCTCGCATTCTCAGGATCTTCCGGGCAATTGGGGTGATCTCAAATTGTCAGGTCTTATTCAGCGACGCGGTGAAGAGTTCGCATCCCTGCAGCGTGATGAACGGGTGGAATTCTCCCGCGAGTGGAATCTCGACAAGGCTACACAATCCTACGCCCAGACGGATGGTCTGGGGCGTAACTTGACTTCATTTCAGATGGGTCATCGTCTCGGTAAAGTCTTGAACAGCACTGTATCCTATGGTGTCTATGACGATTTGTTCCAAAAGGCGCATCGCTGGCATGGTTCCGCATCTATTTCGTCGCCCTTTATTCCACAACTAAGTGTCTCATTTACTCAAGCTGACAGAGTGGTAAATGCTGGTACGGCTTTCAAGATTGTTAATCCTTTCCAACCAGGTAGGTCCAGTTGGCGCAGGCAGAGGATGACAGCGCGATTCCTTCCGGGCGAAATCCATCCGTACCTGCGCTATGATAGCGAGGCGAGTACGGCAGAGTTCCAGTTTTCTGAAGCAGAGGCGGGTGTAGCGCTGGGTGGCAAACTGTTCCGGGGAGATGTGGGATTGGTTCGCCGTGACGATGTAGCACACGCAACATCAGGCGAATGGCAGTGGGAAAGCACCGGCTGGCTCGGTCACCTCGATATGCGGGCTAGATTACCTTCCGGTTACAGATTCAACCTGGTGTTGAGACAGCGGCTGAAATCGTTTGCCGACAATCGCGACGACCTCAACTACGGGCTAGCAAGAGGATCGTTTGGCTACAATCCCCGCAGGAGTATCGTCTCGGGAAAACTCGATTTCAAACTGGAGCAGTCACTATTTGAAGAGAAGGTAGCCGTCTACGACTTGGTAGGAGAGGGGAGGGGCGATTACCGCTATGATAGCGATTATGCTGCCTATTTTCTCGATACGAACGGCAACTTCAGGCTTCTGCATCTGCCGTCTGGCAAGAAGACGCCGTCCACTCACCTGGCTACTGGCGTCCGATTCGCCTTCGACTTTCGCAGGTCTGATCGTTTGCGACTGCGTCCGTTCACGTGGAGATTTCTCGGTAGCAGTGATATTCAGAGTTCCGACTCAAGATTCGCTTATATGGTGGGACCATCCATGTCAGCGAGCGGCTTGCATCGCGCAAGGATCATTCTGCGTCAGGATCTGAATTATGCTCCCAGGGAAAAGAGGAGAAGAGTGCGCCTGACCTCCAACTATCGCACGGAGGTTGTGGGAAAATCATTTCAGGAGTCGTTCGAACGGGTGAGTCTGTCGCACGCCTTATCCGCGGAAGAGCCGTTATTAAACTCCATCACCGGTGTGGTAAATGTTGACAGACACGACAAGGTCCTCAATTCAGCAATCACTTCACGTAACCGAAACGCCCGTGGGTGGAACCTCGATACAGGTCTTAGGTGGCGTTCCACAGAAGTTCTGGAACTGGGCGGCGATATTTACCTAGGAAGCGATAGTGGCTCGAACAGTTTCGAGGACTTTACTGTTTTCCTTCGCGGTGCCGGGATGCACGCCCTGTTTTTTCGTAAAGCGGGAGGCCGCATCGAAGGGTCAGCAGACTACTTCAGGGTCACATCCGCAGAACAGTTGAGCGCCTCTCTTCCGCCAGAGGCGGTACGGGGGATGCAAGTAGGTAATAACCTGCGATCTTCCGTCACAGCCCTGCTCTTCTTCAGGGAAGGGATCTCTGCCAGCGCCAACTTCAACTATATTGCGAATCAAATCCATGATGGACTTTTGACAGTAACGGGAGAAATTCGTGCCTCATTCTAAAACCGTTCTCACACTGTTGATTTTGTCGAGTCTGCTGGGTGCGCAGCCGCTTACTTCGCAGTTGCCTGTACCAGTTTCTAACTGTGATACACTCGTCATTCGGCGTAACTTTGATAATCTGCAAGAGCTGCACTCCTTCATCCAGCAGGAGCGGAAAGAATACATAGAGTCAGGTAGACTGTATTCGAGCCTGGCGCTGGCTGATTTAAAGTGGAGCGAAAGTTCTGCAGGCGCGGTCGAAGCGAAATGGCGCGTATCATCCGTTAAGTTCGCCTCAGTCGATTCGGTCGTGGTTGTGGGGCTGGGTCATCGCAATTCAAAAAAGTTTGCGCGTATTCTCCGTTTCATTAAATCGGCCCCTGCCTCGCAGATGACAGTGGACAAAGCGGACCGTTTCCTTAATGGAATTTCTTTACTAAAGATGGAGAGCGTTCCATATTATGCCAGCTATGCCAAAGAGCGCATAGCCATGGTAGTGCCGCTGAAAGAAGATTTCCACAACAGTTTTCACGGTACGCTCGGATCCCAGCCGCGCAATGACGGTACAAGACGGCTGATCGGCGAACTCAGACTCCACGCGGAGAATCTTATGGGAACAGCGTCAGCGGCGGACTTGTGGTGGTATCGCAAGGATGACCGGTCTCAGATCTTTCGCTTGAGTTACGAGGAACCATTTATCTGGAAGTTCGATTTTGGCATTAACGGCTCTTTCAGTCAAATCCTTCAGGACGGGCTTTATGTAAAACGTGAATCTGCTGTTTCGGTAACAAAGCCTTTCTCGCGCAGCGGAAAATGGTATGTCGGCGGTGAAAACAGTATAGTTACTGCATCCGAAAACGGGAAGGCTCTGGGTATGACGGATCATTCTATCAAGTCTGTAGTGCTTCAGAATGAACAAAATAGGTTTGACAGACGCTGGAATCCTTCGCAGGGGTACAGCTACTCTGTCCGCGGTCAACTGGGCGATTACTCATCGCTTGGAGAGGAGAAGGGTGTTCTCAGTCGGCTGAAATTAGAAGGAGAGGTGGTAAATCAAATTAAGAGTAAGTGGTGTCTCGCCCTGATGGGGACGGCGTCTGTTGTCCATCTGTCTTCCGCACTTCGTCTACCACTGAGTGAAAAACTGAGGTTCGGCGGCGCCTCTAGTCTGAGGGGTTACCGGGAACAACAGTTTGCCGCCGACTGGATGATCCTGAGTCAATTGGAACTGAGGTATCACACAGGTACAGCAAATAATCTCTATCTCTTTTCTGATGCGGGACTCTTCGACTCGCTGAACAACAGACTACTGTCAGCCGGCTTCGGCATTAATCAACTCACACCCGTCGGCATCCTTCGTCTGGAATACGCCCTGAACAGGAACGATTCTCCGGGCAAAGGGAAAATACATGTGCGGCTTCAGGGAGATTTCTGATGCGCACCAAGATTCTCGCAGCTTTTAAAAAACATCCTGAATATATCTTCAGAAAACGCGAACTGGCCAGGCGATTATCCGTCAAGAGAGAAGGGTATCGTAAGTTCAGTGACCAATTACAGAAACTGGAAAAAGAGGGGGTGCTGTTGCGGGTTAGAGGCGGCGGTTACCTATGGGCAGAAAAGAGTGGAAAGGTTCAAGGCAGG is drawn from Candidatus Neomarinimicrobiota bacterium and contains these coding sequences:
- a CDS encoding BamA/TamA family outer membrane protein produces the protein MPHSKTVLTLLILSSLLGAQPLTSQLPVPVSNCDTLVIRRNFDNLQELHSFIQQERKEYIESGRLYSSLALADLKWSESSAGAVEAKWRVSSVKFASVDSVVVVGLGHRNSKKFARILRFIKSAPASQMTVDKADRFLNGISLLKMESVPYYASYAKERIAMVVPLKEDFHNSFHGTLGSQPRNDGTRRLIGELRLHAENLMGTASAADLWWYRKDDRSQIFRLSYEEPFIWKFDFGINGSFSQILQDGLYVKRESAVSVTKPFSRSGKWYVGGENSIVTASENGKALGMTDHSIKSVVLQNEQNRFDRRWNPSQGYSYSVRGQLGDYSSLGEEKGVLSRLKLEGEVVNQIKSKWCLALMGTASVVHLSSALRLPLSEKLRFGGASSLRGYREQQFAADWMILSQLELRYHTGTANNLYLFSDAGLFDSLNNRLLSAGFGINQLTPVGILRLEYALNRNDSPGKGKIHVRLQGDF